A single Arachidicoccus sp. BS20 DNA region contains:
- the purB gene encoding adenylosuccinate lyase: MELSPLTAISPIDGRYRSQVAHLSEYFSEFALIKYRVYVEVEYFIFLADKKFFTLNASAKNKLRNIAAEFSLDNANRIKEIERTTNHDVKAVEYFLKEELDKLNLSSVKEWIHFGLTSQDINNTSIPLSWKHCMEHEYLPALINLQNDLYALATQWKNIPMLAKTHGQPASPTILGKELMVFVERLNNQISLFSFIPYAAKFGGATGNFNAHNIAFPKKDWVKLGNEFVEERLELQRMQFTTQIEHYDNLAAHFDTIKRLNNILIDLCRDIWTYVSMEYFKQKTKAGEVGSSAMPHKVNPIDFENAEGNLGIANAALEHLSAKLPISRLQRDLTDSTVLRTLGVPVAHTIIAINSIQKGLGKLLLNETKLNEDLEHNWAVVAEAIQTILRRENYPNPYEALKDLTRGKASITKKDMHGFIGKLKVSAEIKKELKAITPQNYTGVSAKF; encoded by the coding sequence ATGGAGCTTTCCCCACTTACCGCCATCTCTCCTATCGACGGTCGCTATCGTAGTCAGGTCGCACATTTGAGCGAATATTTTTCTGAATTTGCATTGATAAAATACCGCGTATATGTAGAGGTAGAATATTTTATTTTTCTTGCCGATAAGAAGTTTTTCACGCTGAATGCTTCTGCAAAAAACAAGCTAAGAAACATTGCCGCTGAATTTAGTCTGGACAATGCAAACCGCATTAAAGAAATCGAGCGCACTACAAACCACGATGTAAAAGCCGTTGAATATTTTTTGAAAGAAGAATTGGATAAACTAAATCTTTCGTCGGTAAAAGAATGGATTCATTTCGGATTGACTTCGCAGGATATTAACAATACATCGATTCCTTTGAGTTGGAAACATTGCATGGAACACGAATATTTGCCCGCGCTGATTAATCTGCAAAACGATTTATATGCTTTGGCAACACAATGGAAAAATATTCCCATGCTCGCCAAAACACACGGGCAGCCTGCATCTCCAACAATTTTGGGAAAAGAATTGATGGTATTTGTAGAAAGGCTGAACAACCAGATTTCATTGTTTTCATTCATTCCTTATGCGGCAAAATTTGGTGGTGCAACAGGAAATTTTAATGCACACAACATTGCATTCCCCAAAAAAGATTGGGTAAAACTCGGCAACGAATTCGTGGAAGAAAGATTGGAATTGCAGCGAATGCAGTTCACTACGCAAATTGAACATTACGATAATCTTGCCGCGCATTTCGATACAATTAAACGACTGAACAATATTTTAATTGACCTGTGCCGCGATATTTGGACGTATGTGTCGATGGAATATTTCAAGCAAAAAACAAAGGCAGGCGAAGTAGGTTCTTCGGCAATGCCGCACAAAGTAAATCCGATTGATTTTGAAAATGCGGAAGGTAATCTCGGCATCGCAAATGCAGCGCTGGAGCATCTTTCAGCGAAATTGCCCATTAGCCGTTTACAAAGAGACTTAACAGATTCAACCGTTTTGCGCACGCTCGGCGTGCCTGTTGCACATACCATTATTGCCATTAATTCCATCCAGAAGGGCTTAGGAAAATTGTTGCTGAACGAAACCAAACTGAATGAAGATTTGGAACATAACTGGGCTGTGGTCGCAGAAGCTATTCAAACTATTTTGCGCAGGGAAAATTATCCGAATCCTTATGAAGCGTTGAAAGATTTAACACGCGGCAAAGCATCCATCACGAAAAAAGATATGCACGGTTTTATCGGCAAACTAAAAGTTTCGGCAGAAATTAAAAAAGAGCTGAAAGCTATTACACCGCAGAATTATACGGGCGTTAGCGCAAAATTTTAA
- a CDS encoding menaquinone biosynthetic enzyme MqnA/MqnD family protein, with amino-acid sequence MKKIKVAAVSYLNTKPLLYGIKKDAALMQQMELLEDFPSKIGKMLVDDEVDVGLIPVAYISQLKEWHIISDYGIGSVGPVETVCLFSDVPVEQIDKVLLDYQSFSSVNLCKVLLKNYWKKEVVYEQASENYINEIGGTTAGVIIGDRVFEQKSVAQPKKFIYDLAEEWTYFTELPFLMAAWISNKELPKDFVEKFNAANKVGLENIDAVIAENPYSIYDLHTYFTQNIDYIIDENKLKAMDLFLKYMSEL; translated from the coding sequence TTGAAGAAGATAAAAGTTGCGGCGGTTAGTTATTTGAATACCAAACCATTATTATACGGAATTAAGAAAGATGCTGCGCTGATGCAGCAAATGGAATTGCTCGAAGATTTTCCTTCAAAAATTGGTAAAATGCTGGTGGACGATGAAGTGGATGTGGGTTTGATTCCTGTGGCGTATATTTCTCAGTTAAAAGAATGGCACATTATTTCCGATTACGGAATTGGTTCAGTAGGACCTGTGGAAACGGTTTGTTTGTTCAGCGATGTTCCTGTGGAACAAATTGATAAAGTGTTATTGGATTACCAAAGTTTTTCTTCCGTAAATCTTTGCAAAGTATTGCTGAAAAATTATTGGAAAAAAGAAGTGGTGTACGAGCAGGCATCCGAAAATTATATCAACGAAATTGGCGGAACAACTGCCGGCGTTATCATCGGCGACAGGGTGTTTGAACAAAAATCTGTGGCACAACCAAAGAAATTTATTTACGATTTGGCGGAAGAATGGACGTATTTTACCGAGCTGCCGTTTTTAATGGCAGCATGGATTTCCAATAAAGAACTGCCAAAAGATTTTGTTGAAAAATTTAATGCCGCAAACAAAGTGGGTTTGGAAAATATTGATGCCGTGATTGCCGAAAACCCTTACAGCATCTACGATTTGCATACTTACTTTACACAAAACATAGATTATATAATTGATGAAAATAAGTTGAAAGCAATGGACTTATTTTTAAAATACATGAGCGAATTATAA
- a CDS encoding mechanosensitive ion channel family protein, which translates to MYIFSSISQVLNPKDINPTNIESYWSKFSSAVSVWLPKIAGALISSIIIYFVGSWLIKGIMKVLQKAFEKSNVEVSLRKFLTNLIRWTLNILLFVIVITQLGIQTSAFVAAIGAAGLAIGLSLQGSLSNFAGGVLILTLKPFRVGDYIESKSGEAGTVKEIDIFNTKLITPQNQLVVVPNGGLSNSSIINYSVLGTRRTWIDIGVAYDANLRTAKELLLETVSKNEYAFKEPAPEIVVTTLGDSAVNLSIRVSTTTENFWKMREQLIISCKEALDNAGISIPFPQQDVHIISKA; encoded by the coding sequence ATGTACATATTTTCATCTATTTCGCAAGTTTTAAATCCCAAAGACATTAATCCCACAAATATAGAAAGTTACTGGAGTAAATTCTCGTCGGCAGTTTCGGTATGGCTGCCCAAAATTGCAGGCGCGCTTATTTCCAGCATCATCATTTATTTCGTTGGCTCATGGTTGATAAAAGGTATTATGAAAGTGCTGCAAAAAGCTTTTGAAAAAAGCAATGTAGAAGTATCGCTGCGCAAATTTTTGACCAATCTTATCCGTTGGACGCTCAACATTCTTTTGTTCGTTATTGTAATTACGCAACTCGGAATACAAACGTCGGCGTTTGTGGCAGCCATCGGTGCGGCAGGTTTAGCCATAGGTTTATCTTTACAAGGTTCTCTTTCCAATTTTGCCGGTGGTGTTTTAATTCTCACGTTAAAGCCTTTTCGCGTGGGCGATTACATCGAGAGTAAAAGCGGCGAAGCGGGAACAGTTAAGGAAATTGATATTTTCAACACTAAATTAATCACGCCGCAAAACCAGCTTGTAGTAGTTCCCAACGGCGGACTTTCCAACAGCAGCATTATTAATTATTCTGTGCTTGGCACGCGTCGCACATGGATTGATATTGGCGTCGCCTACGATGCCAATCTGCGAACTGCTAAAGAGCTTTTGCTGGAAACTGTTTCGAAAAATGAATATGCGTTCAAAGAACCCGCACCGGAAATAGTCGTAACAACACTCGGCGACAGCGCCGTAAACCTTTCCATAAGGGTAAGCACTACCACAGAAAACTTCTGGAAAATGCGCGAGCAATTGATTATATCATGTAAAGAAGCACTTGACAACGCAGGCATTTCTATTCCGTTTCCACAACAGGATGTGCATATTATATCCAAAGCATAA
- a CDS encoding M48 family metallopeptidase, which translates to MKLKYFSLAVISSITIMSCATNAITGRKQLSLVSDGEMESMALTQYKDFLNENKVVPATTADATMVKRVGQRIAVAITKYYASKGQSNALNGYKWEFNLVQSKEVNAWCMPGGKVVVYTGLLPVTKDEASLAIVLGHEITHAVAGHGKERYSQELLAQGLQSVGGAALGTNPKAVSIFNSVYAPSAQVGVLLPNSRKQELEADHYGLIFAAMAGYDPRVAVPFWQRMAALGANGQKPPAMLSDHPSDAQRIAAIQQLMPEALKYYQGNK; encoded by the coding sequence ATGAAACTGAAATATTTTTCCCTTGCAGTTATTTCTTCAATAACAATCATGAGTTGCGCTACCAACGCCATTACGGGACGCAAACAATTAAGCCTTGTCTCCGACGGCGAAATGGAATCTATGGCACTTACGCAATACAAAGATTTCTTGAATGAGAATAAAGTTGTTCCTGCAACTACTGCCGATGCGACAATGGTTAAAAGAGTTGGGCAACGCATTGCTGTCGCTATTACAAAATATTATGCTTCCAAAGGGCAGAGCAACGCGCTGAATGGATATAAGTGGGAATTTAATTTAGTGCAAAGCAAAGAAGTAAATGCCTGGTGTATGCCCGGCGGAAAAGTGGTTGTTTATACAGGATTACTTCCTGTAACAAAAGATGAAGCGTCATTGGCAATTGTACTGGGGCATGAGATTACGCACGCAGTTGCAGGACACGGAAAAGAAAGATACAGTCAGGAATTATTGGCGCAAGGATTACAATCAGTTGGCGGTGCGGCTTTAGGTACAAATCCGAAGGCGGTATCTATTTTTAATTCGGTATATGCGCCGAGCGCGCAGGTGGGTGTGTTGTTGCCCAATTCGAGAAAGCAGGAATTAGAAGCCGACCATTACGGATTAATCTTCGCGGCAATGGCTGGTTACGACCCGCGCGTGGCTGTTCCCTTTTGGCAAAGAATGGCTGCTCTGGGAGCAAACGGACAGAAACCGCCCGCCATGCTGAGCGACCATCCGAGTGACGCACAGCGTATTGCAGCCATTCAGCAATTGATGCCGGAGGCGTTAAAATATTATCAGGGGAATAAATAG
- a CDS encoding succinate dehydrogenase/fumarate reductase iron-sulfur subunit, with protein MQHYTMNLTLKVWRQKNANTQGDFQTYKVENISSEMSFLEMFDVLNERLISEGQEPIAFDHDCREGICGMCSMVIDGKPHGPWAQNTTCQLHMRAFKDGDTIVVEPWRAKAFPVVKDLVVDRTSFDRIIQAGGYVSVNTGNAQDANNLPIEKKAADEAFAAAACIGCGACVAACKNSSALLFTSAKVSQLSLLPQGAPERKTRVLDMVAQMEKEGFGACTSTGACEATCPKGISITNIARLNKEYLWASLTAE; from the coding sequence ATGCAACACTATACAATGAATCTGACATTAAAAGTTTGGCGTCAGAAGAATGCAAATACACAGGGCGATTTCCAGACATACAAGGTCGAAAACATTTCTTCCGAAATGTCTTTCCTTGAAATGTTTGACGTACTGAATGAAAGATTAATTTCGGAAGGACAAGAACCGATTGCATTTGACCACGACTGCCGCGAAGGTATTTGCGGAATGTGTTCAATGGTTATCGATGGAAAGCCGCACGGTCCCTGGGCGCAGAACACAACTTGCCAGTTGCACATGAGAGCGTTCAAAGACGGCGATACGATTGTTGTAGAACCTTGGCGTGCAAAGGCTTTTCCGGTGGTTAAAGATTTGGTGGTGGACAGAACTTCGTTCGACAGAATTATTCAGGCTGGCGGATATGTTTCCGTGAATACAGGTAACGCGCAGGATGCCAACAATTTGCCGATTGAGAAAAAAGCCGCTGATGAAGCGTTTGCTGCTGCGGCTTGCATTGGTTGTGGTGCGTGCGTTGCAGCTTGTAAAAACAGTTCTGCTTTATTATTCACGAGCGCAAAAGTTTCGCAGTTGTCTTTGTTGCCGCAGGGCGCGCCCGAACGCAAAACGCGCGTACTTGATATGGTTGCTCAAATGGAAAAAGAAGGCTTTGGTGCTTGTACGTCCACAGGAGCGTGTGAAGCAACCTGCCCGAAAGGAATTTCCATTACCAATATTGCAAGGCTTAACAAAGAATATTTGTGGGCAAGTTTGACGGCGGAATAA
- a CDS encoding MotA/TolQ/ExbB proton channel family protein produces the protein MSFLLQVADSAVVHSAQTAQQAVQKISLWGLLGKGGVLMYPLYILLLLAVFIFFERLLAIKKASKTEANFMNMIRDNVLSGNITAAKSLAKNTDTPIARIINKGLKRIGKPIDVIEKSMESVGRQELYKMERNLNILSLVAGIAPMFGFLGTIVGMVQLFYEINSTGQFELSTIAGGIYVKMITSGTGLVIGLIAYIMHNYLATQVDKTANKMEIASTEFVDILQEPTK, from the coding sequence ATGAGCTTTTTATTGCAGGTAGCAGATTCGGCAGTTGTTCATAGTGCGCAAACGGCGCAGCAGGCTGTTCAGAAAATATCGCTTTGGGGATTATTGGGCAAAGGCGGTGTGTTAATGTATCCTTTGTACATCTTGTTACTGCTGGCTGTTTTCATATTTTTTGAAAGGCTGCTTGCGATTAAAAAAGCGTCGAAGACCGAGGCGAATTTTATGAACATGATTCGCGACAATGTTTTATCAGGGAATATAACAGCCGCAAAAAGTCTGGCAAAAAATACCGATACACCCATTGCGAGAATTATAAACAAAGGTTTGAAAAGAATAGGCAAGCCGATTGATGTAATCGAAAAAAGCATGGAAAGTGTAGGGCGGCAGGAATTGTATAAAATGGAGCGCAACCTCAATATTCTGTCGCTTGTAGCGGGCATTGCACCAATGTTTGGTTTTTTAGGAACAATTGTGGGAATGGTGCAGTTGTTTTACGAAATCAACAGCACAGGGCAGTTTGAACTGAGCACGATTGCAGGCGGTATTTATGTAAAAATGATTACTTCGGGAACAGGTTTGGTTATCGGTTTAATTGCATACATTATGCACAATTATCTCGCGACGCAGGTAGATAAAACGGCGAACAAAATGGAAATTGCTTCCACAGAGTTTGTTGATATTTTGCAAGAA